From the genome of candidate division WOR-3 bacterium:
TTTGCATCCGTTCTTCTAAGGATTTGTGCCGCATACGTGCAAATTGTGGCAAAAGATTCGCCTTGGATATATCTTTATCATAACCTTTAGCAGTAATTTCTTTACGTTCGTCTAAATTGACAATGGTTTTAGAATGGGCGATACGGGTTGTAATGCGTAAAATGACCGGAACATCATATTGCTCAGAAATTTCAAATGCCAATTTAGTAAAATCTTTGGCTTCTTGACTATCTGAAGGTGTTAAAACAGGAATCTTCGCAAACATGCCATAATAACGATTGTCTTGTTCATTTTGTGAAGAATGCATTCCTGGATCATCTGCGGTTACAATTACCATTCCGCCGCGCACTCCAATATATGCTGAAGAGAACAACGGGTCGGCAGCAACATTGAGCCCAACATGTTTCATCGCACATAATGAACGAACACCGGCAAGTGCTGCACCTAATGCAACCTCTAAAGCAACTTTTTCATTTGTGGACCATTCACAATAAACATCTTTATAAGTTGCGAGATTTTCTAAAATTTGGGTTGAAGGTGTCCCGGGATATGCTGCGGCGACTTTACATCCGGCTTCCCAAGCGCCACGGGCGATTGCTTCATCACCGGAAAGTAATTTTCGTTTTATTATATTTTCCATGAAAAACTCCTTATCCTATTAAATAAAATTCACAGGTCATTAATTAATATTTTTGGATCTTTTCGATGCCTAAGATAACTCTTAACACGCCTAATGCCAATGCTTTCATTTCTTCTTCTCCGGGAATGACGAAAACGGGTTTTTTAATAAAACTAATCCATTGTTTTAATTTTCTAACTAATTGTTGAGATTTAGCAAGTCCGCCGGTGATAACTATTGCAGAAACTTTGCCTTTTAACACGACATACATTGAACCGATTTCTTTAGCAATCTGATATATCATAGCTTCATAAATCAGTTTGGCTTTTTTATCATTCTTTTTAATTCTTTGTTCAATAATTCTGATATCATCTGTGCCTAAGTATGCTAAAAGACCGCCTTTTCTTTGAATTTTGTCAAGCATTTCTTGTTTAGAATATTTACCCGAAAAGCACATTTCAATCACTTGAGCAAGAGGTAGAGAGCCGGTTCGTTGTGGAGAAAAAGGACCATCTTCATTGGCATTATTGGCATCAATCAGTTTGCCTTGTTTAATTGCCGAAACCGTAATTCCGCTACCAAGATGGGCAACAATAAAATTCAGTAGACCAATTGGCTTTCCTATTTTTTTTGCAACTTTTCGAACTACGGCTTTAATGTTTAAAAAATGGGATAGCGCTTTCCGTTCAATTTCTGGGAGTCCAGATATTCGGGCTAATGGGGAGAATTCGTCTACTGATTCAGGGTCGACAAAGAATGCTTTTAATCTGCGATCTTTGGCTATTGCATAACTAATTATTGGTCCTAGCAAGGAAGGGTGCATACTTTGAATTCTTCCTTGTTTAATATCAGATATTACTTTAGGTGTAATGGGATAAGTACCACTTTTTAAGGGCTTTAAGGGTCCGCCACGGGTAACAATGATATCGAAACTTTGCTTGCCAATTGCTTTGATAATTAATTCTTTTCGATAATTATACTGGTCTAAGATATTTTTAAATTTCTTGAGAATTGAAACGGGATGATGTATTATTTGCTCAAAAACTTTTATTAAATTTTTTTCATCAACCGATTTAATCGAGTTTGCTTTTTTTAAAAAATAGAATATGGCAATTTTTGTTGATGAGCCACCAGGATTAATAACTAAAATTCGCATTCCATCTACTATTTCTATTTCTTATTATAGACATTCAATCCAAATTTACAATAGAATGACAAATCAGCGCTTGAAATATTGTAGAAGATTTGATGGTTTCCGTTTTAATTTTCGTTCAGCTAAAGCATGGGCAACAATTGGTAAGGCAATTGTCGCTTCGCAATAACACTGAATAAATCTGCCTTGGTCAGTTTCCTTACCCCAAGAAATTGCTTCTTCAAAAGTTGCACCAGATAAACCTCCCCATTGGGGTGAATCGGTGGTTATTTGAATGGCATATTTATGAGGATAATAAGTTTCATCGGTAAGCAATCTAGTAATTCCTTTCTTGCCTGGAACTTTTTTGTTTTTATATAAAAGATCACAAGTCACGGCAAAAAGTTGGATAAAATCTTTGGGGACTCCGCCGCCAATATAAATCACGCCGGTTTCTTTAACTCGCTCACCTAAACTCATAAATTCAACATAATCTTTCACCGCATCGATCTGTAAATTGAAATCGCGACTTTTAGCAATCAGACAAGCATCGCCATAAGGGCTATCCATTATTGCGGGACAGAAAATTGGAACATTGTTTTCTGCGGCAATAGCAACAATACTTTTGATGCCCTTTTTACTTAACCATTTACCAAATAAATAGAGAAATTCGCGTGAGGAATAGTTGTAATGTTCTTGGAGGGTTTGAATAAAATCTGCGATTAAAGTGGTCATTTCAAGATAATCATCTTCACGACCATAGACATCGTAATACCGGTTTAATCCGTAGTAGAATAAATCCTTATCATTGGCTAAGTGTGAGCCCTGCCAGTAACATTTTCCCATTGCTTCGACGATATCTTCAGAGATATTGGCACCAGTTGGAATTAAGATGTCAATATAATTGTTTTCGATTAACCAGTTAATAATCTTCCATTGACCTGTAGTGGATAGTGAGCCGGCATAACCAAATAAAATTGTCAGATTCTTGCGGTTAATCATCTCGGCAAACACATCGACGCATTCAGCCAATTTCCGTCCTTGAAAACCAGTTTGCGCCATATCATTAAGTAATTGGGTTATTGATTTATTCGGTTTTACCTCTATTGCCTTGACTTTTTTTCTCAGAAACGGTATCTTTTTCATATTGGGCTTTACCCCTATGGCTTTGACTTTTTTTCTCAGAAAAGGGATCTTTTTCATAACACTCCTTTCTTAGGGTAAAAGTACTGCGGCTGCGACAACTGTGGTCCAAAATCCTCTTTTATCGCCAATTGCGGTTTGGGTAATATTCATTGTCCGAACGATTTTACCCGAAATTTTCCATATCTCTTTTCGTTCATCCCAACCGGCAGTTGGGTCAAATTCAACACCTAAAGTTGTTGCTAACATTGATGCGGCTAAATCTTCCGCATAATCGCCGGCTTTAGATTCAGTTTCGCCAAAAGAATGATATTCCGATAAATAACCATACTGATTTCTCTCTTTAGGCACTGCGACACCAATCGAGGCGGAAATCAAGCGATGCGGTTCATTGGTAGAATTTTCTGACATCACACAAAAGATAATTTCACCTGGAGTTAGATATTGTAATCCTTTACTGC
Proteins encoded in this window:
- a CDS encoding arginine decarboxylase, pyruvoyl-dependent, translated to MIIPKKLFLTKGVGRHRDKLSSFEAALRDAGIAQFNIVKVSSILPPASKIIPRSKGLQYLTPGEIIFCVMSENSTNEPHRLISASIGVAVPKERNQYGYLSEYHSFGETESKAGDYAEDLAASMLATTLGVEFDPTAGWDERKEIWKISGKIVRTMNITQTAIGDKRGFWTTVVAAAVLLP
- the buk gene encoding butyrate kinase gives rise to the protein MRILVINPGGSSTKIAIFYFLKKANSIKSVDEKNLIKVFEQIIHHPVSILKKFKNILDQYNYRKELIIKAIGKQSFDIIVTRGGPLKPLKSGTYPITPKVISDIKQGRIQSMHPSLLGPIISYAIAKDRRLKAFFVDPESVDEFSPLARISGLPEIERKALSHFLNIKAVVRKVAKKIGKPIGLLNFIVAHLGSGITVSAIKQGKLIDANNANEDGPFSPQRTGSLPLAQVIEMCFSGKYSKQEMLDKIQRKGGLLAYLGTDDIRIIEQRIKKNDKKAKLIYEAMIYQIAKEIGSMYVVLKGKVSAIVITGGLAKSQQLVRKLKQWISFIKKPVFVIPGEEEMKALALGVLRVILGIEKIQKY
- a CDS encoding deoxyhypusine synthase family protein gives rise to the protein MKKIPFLRKKVKAIGVKPNMKKIPFLRKKVKAIEVKPNKSITQLLNDMAQTGFQGRKLAECVDVFAEMINRKNLTILFGYAGSLSTTGQWKIINWLIENNYIDILIPTGANISEDIVEAMGKCYWQGSHLANDKDLFYYGLNRYYDVYGREDDYLEMTTLIADFIQTLQEHYNYSSREFLYLFGKWLSKKGIKSIVAIAAENNVPIFCPAIMDSPYGDACLIAKSRDFNLQIDAVKDYVEFMSLGERVKETGVIYIGGGVPKDFIQLFAVTCDLLYKNKKVPGKKGITRLLTDETYYPHKYAIQITTDSPQWGGLSGATFEEAISWGKETDQGRFIQCYCEATIALPIVAHALAERKLKRKPSNLLQYFKR